From the Heptranchias perlo isolate sHepPer1 chromosome 26, sHepPer1.hap1, whole genome shotgun sequence genome, one window contains:
- the ptafr gene encoding platelet-activating factor receptor has protein sequence MIFPDGNITFSNIIGLSYSNNSTCQVDAEFRYILFPIVYSFIFILGLLGNCYVLWVFKYMTPARSINEIKIIMVNLSVADLLFILTLPLWIVYYSIKGDWIFSEIACRLVGCLFFINTYCSIVFLAVISYNRYCAVAHPIETVQYSCRKRGIIISIVIWSVIIVSALPFLFQTGTNKVGNVTRCFEGYDNDSSTPVVIIHFILIAAFFVAFLITISCNICILRLLSTQPAQPNKSEVVKKRAFRMVCAVITVFFICFVPHHLVHGPWTLTVLELWRKEDCAFRRAVNNAHQITLCLMGLNCTLDPIIYCFLTKKFRKFLTHRLSKWKSTRKSSRTISIDVNGEGEMALQSIIPIK, from the coding sequence ATGATTTTTCCTGACGGTAACATCACCTTTTCCAATATCATTGGCCTTTCCTACAGCAACAACAGCACCTGCCAGGTTGATGCTGAATTCAGATACATACTGTTCCCAATTGTCTACAGTTTCATCTTCATACTAGGACTCCTGGGAAACTGCTACGTGCTGTGGGTTTTTAAGTATATGACTCCTGCAAGAAGTATCAATGAGATTAAAATCATCATGGTGAATCTGAGCGTGGCTGATCTGCTCTTTATTCTGACCCTCCCCCTTTGGATAGTGTACTACAGCATCAAAGGAGACTGGATATTTTCTGAAATTGCCTGTAGGTTGGTCGGATGTCTTTTTTTTATCAATACCTATTGTTCTATTGTGTTTCTTGCGGTGATTAGTTACAACAGGTACTGTGCTGTGGCGCACCCAATAGAAACAGTTCAGTATAGTTGCAGAAAGCGAGGCATCATTATATCGATAGTCATTTGGTCTGTAATCATCGTCAGTGCACTGCCCTTCCTATTCCAAACAGGAACAAACAAAGTTGGTAATGTTACTCGGTGCTTTGAAGGTTATGACAATGATTCATCCACACCCGTGGTTATCATCCACTTTATCTTGATTGCAGCTTTCTTTGTTGCCTTTCTTATAACTATCAGTTGCAACATATGCATCCTCCGTTTGTTATCTACTCAGCCAGCCCAGCCAAATAAAAGCGAAGTGGTGAAGAAACGGGCTTTCCGCATGGTGTGTGCAGTCATCACTGTTTTCTTCATCTGCTTTGTCCCTCATCATCTGGTACACGGCCCCTGGACCCTCACTGTCCTCGAACTGTGGCGGAAGGAGGACTGTGCGTTTAGACGCGCAGTGAACAACGCCCATCAGATCACGCTGTGTTTGATGGGTTTGAACTGTACACTGGATCCCATCATATACTGCTTCCTGACCAAAAAATTCAGAAAGTTTTTGACCCATCGTCTAAGTAAATGGAAAAGTACTCGGAAGAGCAGTCGGACCATCTCCATTGATGTAAACGGGGAAGGAGAAATGGCTTTACAAAGCATTATCCCCATCAAGTGA